In Sandaracinaceae bacterium, one DNA window encodes the following:
- a CDS encoding response regulator has protein sequence MSSPADELERLRRRAARERAARKEAERIAEEKTRELYESNRRLTDVGERLHELVEARTEQLAKARDEAVAANRAKSAFLANMSHELRTPLNAIIGYSEMILEDNDALDAQLRADVGKVEKAGRHLLSLINDVLDLSKVEAGKMGLFRETVGVSTLVADIADTVAPLAQQSGNVFTATCSEDVGDLHTDVVKLRQILFNLLSNAFKFTSNGNVSLHVTRQAGIGRLVFEVADDGIGMTPEVITQIFTPFAQGDASTTRRFGGTGLGLALTRRFCELLGGEIAVHSREGEGSRFSFWLPESAEPQRVAASPREAIQSESREPVVLVVDDDEAMHDLMARHLSGSGLRVVATADPAQAIPLARAVAPVMITLDVLMPRKDGWSVLSELKQDRDLQHIPVVLLSIVDERGFGFALGAADYLVKPVARERLLETVRRHAVSADAKRALIVEDEEATRALMTRALRRDGWSVSEASNGREALSCFAEVAPSVILLDLMMPEMDGFEFLGALREEPAGADIPVVVVTAKDLTEEEVAFFRGRAQAVLRKSIHDREKLVSEVKRQVDRVLSARELQGEKAGKR, from the coding sequence ATGAGCTCGCCCGCAGACGAGCTGGAGCGGCTGAGGCGTCGCGCGGCCCGGGAGCGAGCCGCACGCAAAGAGGCCGAGCGAATCGCCGAGGAGAAGACGAGGGAGCTCTACGAGTCGAACCGCAGGCTCACGGACGTCGGCGAGCGCCTGCATGAGCTCGTGGAGGCCCGGACCGAGCAGCTCGCGAAGGCGCGGGACGAAGCGGTGGCGGCGAACCGAGCCAAGTCCGCCTTCCTCGCGAACATGAGCCACGAGCTCCGCACTCCGCTCAACGCCATCATCGGCTACAGCGAGATGATCCTGGAGGACAACGACGCGCTCGACGCTCAGCTCCGGGCCGACGTGGGCAAGGTCGAGAAGGCGGGGCGACACCTCCTCTCCCTCATCAACGATGTGCTCGACCTGTCCAAGGTCGAGGCGGGCAAGATGGGGCTGTTCCGCGAGACCGTCGGCGTCTCGACGCTGGTCGCCGACATCGCGGACACCGTCGCCCCTCTCGCGCAGCAATCGGGTAACGTGTTCACGGCTACCTGCTCCGAGGACGTCGGCGACCTCCACACGGACGTCGTGAAGCTGCGGCAGATCCTGTTCAACCTCCTGTCCAACGCGTTCAAGTTCACGAGCAACGGGAATGTCTCGCTTCACGTCACGCGCCAGGCCGGGATAGGCCGCCTCGTCTTCGAGGTCGCCGACGATGGGATCGGTATGACCCCCGAGGTGATCACTCAGATCTTCACGCCCTTCGCGCAGGGCGACGCGTCGACCACCCGGCGCTTCGGTGGGACGGGGCTCGGGCTGGCTCTGACGAGGCGGTTCTGTGAGCTTCTCGGCGGAGAGATCGCGGTGCACAGTCGCGAAGGAGAGGGGAGTCGATTCTCCTTCTGGCTCCCGGAGTCGGCGGAACCGCAGCGCGTCGCGGCCTCACCGCGCGAGGCCATTCAGAGCGAGTCGCGCGAGCCCGTCGTGCTCGTGGTCGACGACGACGAGGCGATGCACGACCTCATGGCGCGTCACCTGTCGGGCAGCGGCTTGCGGGTGGTCGCGACGGCCGACCCCGCGCAAGCGATACCTCTCGCACGAGCCGTCGCGCCGGTCATGATCACGCTCGACGTGCTGATGCCACGGAAGGACGGCTGGAGTGTGCTGTCGGAGCTGAAGCAGGACCGGGACCTGCAACACATCCCCGTCGTCCTGCTCTCCATCGTGGACGAGCGCGGCTTCGGGTTCGCCCTCGGCGCCGCCGACTATCTCGTCAAGCCGGTCGCGCGTGAGCGCCTGCTCGAGACGGTTCGTCGACACGCGGTGTCCGCGGACGCGAAGCGTGCTCTCATCGTCGAGGATGAGGAGGCGACGCGGGCCCTGATGACGCGAGCGCTCCGGCGCGACGGCTGGTCGGTGAGCGAAGCCTCCAACGGGCGGGAGGCTCTCTCGTGCTTCGCAGAGGTCGCGCCGTCCGTGATCCTCTTGGACCTGATGATGCCCGAGATGGACGGCTTCGAGTTTCTAGGCGCCCTGCGCGAGGAGCCCGCCGGCGCGGACATCCCGGTCGTCGTGGTCACGGCGAAGGATCTGACGGAGGAGGAGGTCGCGTTCTTTCGCGGGAGGGCGCAAGCCGTGCTTCGCAAGAGCATCCACGACCGCGAGAAGCTCGTCAGCGAGGTCAAGCGGCAGGTCGACCGAGTCTTGTCCGCGAGGGAGCTGCAGGGCGAGAAGGCGGGCAAGCGGTGA